A part of Paenarthrobacter sp. A20 genomic DNA contains:
- a CDS encoding FAD-dependent monooxygenase, giving the protein MGMKKVEIIGGGIAGLALASRLDPGMFDVTVYEQRPELPPVGTTLAMWTEAQQALSVLGLLGAARSRGATIKAGALRSPSGEPMLSMEGEGLMGLSRPELLALLDSAVPETVRRVTGRVEHLPGHAWLTVGADGVRSVVRRDAWGDRSAAKPTPFLAVRGVVPGTPSPEDVGEYWGCGEIFGLAPAGGEANWYASFRSELGPDRVDVAEALEMTRNRYANYSPAVLEVLHRATPENSLAQRIWTTPPLGRYARGNVVLVGDAAHAMTPNLGRGACEALIDAVTLGGLLNDLPLKDALAAYGRKRVLRTQQLRMASSLMGSIALAQGMQPWRDALLKQVGRRVSRARDGAGTSK; this is encoded by the coding sequence GTGGGCATGAAAAAAGTGGAGATCATCGGCGGCGGAATAGCCGGCCTGGCGCTCGCAAGCCGGCTCGATCCCGGGATGTTCGACGTCACGGTTTACGAACAGCGGCCGGAACTGCCCCCTGTGGGAACAACCCTGGCCATGTGGACCGAAGCCCAGCAGGCACTGTCGGTGCTGGGCCTTCTAGGTGCAGCGCGTAGCCGGGGAGCCACCATCAAGGCCGGTGCGCTCCGCAGCCCTTCAGGGGAACCCATGCTGTCAATGGAGGGGGAGGGGCTGATGGGGCTTTCCCGACCTGAACTGCTGGCGTTGCTGGATTCTGCCGTGCCTGAAACCGTGCGTCGGGTGACGGGGAGGGTGGAACACCTGCCCGGCCATGCGTGGTTGACCGTGGGTGCAGATGGCGTCCGCAGCGTTGTTCGGCGGGACGCCTGGGGTGATCGGAGTGCAGCTAAACCCACGCCGTTCCTGGCTGTCCGCGGAGTGGTTCCCGGAACCCCTTCCCCTGAGGACGTCGGCGAGTACTGGGGCTGCGGAGAGATCTTCGGCTTGGCACCTGCAGGGGGTGAAGCCAACTGGTACGCCTCCTTCCGCTCAGAACTGGGCCCGGACAGGGTGGATGTCGCAGAAGCACTGGAAATGACGCGAAACCGCTATGCCAACTACTCGCCGGCCGTGCTGGAGGTACTTCACCGGGCAACTCCGGAGAATTCCCTGGCCCAACGCATCTGGACAACCCCGCCACTGGGCCGCTATGCGCGGGGCAATGTGGTCTTGGTCGGGGATGCCGCCCACGCCATGACGCCCAACCTGGGCAGGGGCGCCTGCGAAGCACTGATCGATGCCGTGACCTTGGGCGGGCTCCTCAACGACCTGCCATTGAAGGACGCGCTCGCCGCCTATGGCAGGAAGCGCGTCCTGCGCACCCAGCAACTACGGATGGCCTCCTCCTTGATGGGGAGCATCGCCCTTGCCCAAGGCATGCAACCTTGGCGCGACGCCTTGCTGAAACAGGTGGGCAGGAGGGTATCAAGAGCCCGGGATGGGGCTGGAACTTCGAAGTAG
- a CDS encoding TetR/AcrR family transcriptional regulator — protein MPDRRTQLADAALAVVSAQGLKGLTHRAVDAQAGVAVGTTSNYFRNRAALVGAAVDRVEELDSLLLQEGRLELPTSAASLAEQIAGAVMGLAGENAELTRARFVFALDQPEVVADGHERLVAALAQLLEAMEIPEARARAEAVSDYSDGLALHLLTARKGQVKDRSEVARTIERLLEG, from the coding sequence ATGCCTGACCGACGAACACAGTTAGCCGATGCTGCGCTCGCAGTCGTCTCGGCGCAGGGCCTCAAGGGCCTGACGCACCGGGCGGTGGACGCCCAAGCCGGCGTCGCCGTCGGAACTACCTCGAACTATTTCCGCAACCGGGCCGCACTGGTGGGTGCCGCCGTCGACCGCGTTGAAGAACTGGACAGCCTCCTGCTGCAGGAAGGGAGGCTGGAATTGCCGACGTCGGCAGCGTCCCTGGCGGAGCAAATCGCCGGAGCGGTCATGGGACTCGCCGGGGAAAACGCCGAACTGACCCGGGCCCGTTTCGTTTTCGCGCTGGACCAGCCCGAAGTCGTCGCCGACGGGCACGAACGTTTGGTAGCGGCCTTGGCGCAACTGCTCGAAGCCATGGAGATCCCTGAAGCCCGGGCACGGGCCGAAGCAGTCTCCGATTACAGCGACGGCCTCGCGTTGCACCTGCTGACCGCCCGCAAGGGGCAAGTCAAGGACAGATCCGAGGTCGCCCGCACCATCGAGCGCCTGCTGGAAGGATGA
- a CDS encoding SOS response-associated peptidase produces the protein MARAVGDLLADFDAELENEIALGKSWNVAPTDAVPIVLERLVDDNPKRQLHVAKWGLVPSWAKDPKGGARLINARSETLLEKPSFKKAAVARRCAVPADGYYEWKKGEGKNKQPYYVHPGDGQGLVFAGLYEWWRDQSASDDDPGRWLLSMSILTADTPTADVARTRRSASVFDELTALHDRVPLPMSTETMEAWLDPREKDAGGLVELVRSRAHDAAAGWTLDPVGSAVGNVRNNSPELIEPVEGLF, from the coding sequence ATGGCCCGTGCGGTGGGGGACCTGCTTGCCGATTTCGACGCCGAACTTGAGAACGAAATTGCCCTTGGGAAGTCGTGGAACGTAGCACCAACCGACGCTGTTCCCATCGTGTTGGAAAGACTCGTCGATGACAACCCGAAGCGGCAGCTCCATGTTGCCAAGTGGGGCCTGGTGCCCTCATGGGCGAAGGATCCCAAGGGGGGTGCGCGCCTTATCAACGCACGCAGCGAGACCCTTCTGGAGAAGCCTTCCTTCAAGAAGGCCGCTGTTGCACGTCGTTGCGCGGTTCCCGCTGACGGCTACTACGAATGGAAAAAGGGCGAGGGGAAGAACAAGCAGCCCTATTATGTGCACCCGGGAGATGGCCAAGGCCTGGTCTTTGCGGGCTTGTATGAGTGGTGGCGGGATCAGTCGGCATCTGATGACGACCCGGGCCGCTGGTTGTTGTCCATGTCCATCCTGACCGCGGACACTCCCACGGCAGATGTGGCCCGGACGCGGCGCAGCGCCTCGGTCTTTGACGAACTGACAGCGCTCCATGACCGTGTTCCATTGCCCATGAGCACAGAGACGATGGAAGCCTGGCTGGATCCGCGGGAGAAGGACGCCGGAGGGCTGGTGGAACTGGTCCGTTCCAGGGCCCACGATGCCGCTGCTGGCTGGACGCTGGATCCTGTGGGCAGTGCCGTGGGGAACGTCCGGAACAACTCCCCGGAACTCATCGAGCCGGTGGAAGGCCTCTTCTAG
- a CDS encoding mycoredoxin, with translation MDFTPDSGTITMFSTTWCGYCNRLKKQLDAKGIGYTEINIEEVDGTAELVEKLNGGNRTVPTVLFPDGTAATNPSASEVESRLAA, from the coding sequence GTGGACTTCACTCCCGACTCCGGCACCATCACCATGTTCTCGACCACCTGGTGCGGCTACTGCAACCGCCTGAAGAAGCAGCTGGACGCCAAGGGCATCGGCTACACCGAGATCAACATCGAAGAAGTAGATGGCACGGCCGAACTCGTCGAGAAGCTCAACGGTGGCAACCGCACCGTCCCCACTGTGCTGTTCCCCGACGGAACCGCGGCCACCAACCCCTCCGCCTCCGAAGTTGAGAGCCGCCTCGCAGCATAG
- a CDS encoding S-(hydroxymethyl)mycothiol dehydrogenase produces MVHAVKGVVVRSKGAPATLETILVPEPGPGEALVDILTSGVCHTDLHYKLGGISDDFPFLLGHEATGVVSAVGPDVTDVAPGDRVVLNWRAVCGNCRACNRGQAQYCFNTHNATQKMTLEDGTELSPALGIGAFIEKTLVAAGQCTKVDPDADAAAVGLLGCGVMAGLGAALNTGGVKRGDSVAVIGCGGVGVAAIAGAALAGATTIIAVDIDAKKLERAKELGATHTVDSSAGDPVEEIRALTGGFGADVVIDAVGRPETYKQAFYARDLAGTVVLVGVPTPEMTLELPLLDVFGRGGSLKSSWYGDCLPSRDFPMLVDLYKQGKLDLDAFVTERITINQVEEAFDKMHQGAVLRSVVEL; encoded by the coding sequence ATGGTCCACGCTGTCAAAGGTGTCGTCGTCCGCTCCAAAGGCGCACCCGCAACCCTCGAAACCATCCTGGTTCCCGAACCTGGCCCCGGCGAAGCCCTGGTGGACATCCTCACCAGCGGCGTCTGCCATACAGACCTCCACTACAAACTCGGTGGCATCAGCGACGACTTCCCGTTCCTGCTCGGCCACGAAGCCACCGGCGTGGTCAGCGCAGTAGGACCCGACGTCACCGATGTCGCCCCCGGCGACCGCGTGGTCCTCAACTGGCGCGCCGTCTGCGGCAACTGCCGCGCCTGCAACCGCGGCCAGGCCCAGTACTGCTTCAACACACACAACGCGACCCAGAAAATGACCCTCGAAGACGGCACTGAGCTCTCTCCCGCGCTGGGCATTGGCGCCTTCATCGAAAAGACCTTGGTCGCTGCCGGCCAATGCACCAAGGTAGACCCCGACGCCGATGCCGCCGCCGTCGGCCTGCTCGGCTGCGGTGTCATGGCAGGTTTGGGCGCAGCGCTCAACACCGGCGGAGTCAAGCGCGGCGACTCGGTTGCCGTCATTGGTTGCGGAGGCGTAGGCGTTGCAGCCATTGCAGGAGCCGCGCTCGCAGGCGCCACCACCATCATCGCCGTGGACATCGATGCCAAGAAGCTCGAACGCGCCAAGGAACTGGGCGCCACGCATACCGTCGACTCCTCCGCAGGCGACCCCGTGGAGGAAATCCGTGCCCTCACCGGTGGCTTCGGAGCAGACGTGGTGATTGACGCCGTCGGACGTCCCGAAACCTACAAGCAGGCCTTCTACGCCCGCGACCTCGCCGGAACAGTGGTCCTGGTGGGCGTCCCCACCCCGGAGATGACCCTGGAATTGCCGCTGCTGGACGTCTTTGGCCGAGGCGGGTCACTCAAGTCTTCATGGTACGGAGATTGCCTGCCTTCCCGGGACTTCCCCATGCTCGTGGACCTGTACAAGCAAGGCAAGCTTGACCTGGATGCGTTCGTCACCGAGCGCATCACCATCAACCAGGTCGAAGAAGCGTTCGACAAAATGCACCAAGGCGCCGTCCTCCGATCGGTGGTCGAACTGTGA
- a CDS encoding MBL fold metallo-hydrolase, whose product MNTLKIDHVVTSGTFSLDGGTWDVDNNVWIVGDDSECIVIDPAHNPDAVLQAVNGRTVKAILLTHGHDDHIRSAGEFRELAKAPILLHQDDWMLWRAVFPEVDPDAAIADGEEFTVAGATLKAVHTPGHSPGSVSFHLAGEGTLFSGDTLFQGGPGATGRSYSDFPTIIESIRTKLLSLPDETVVRTGHGDATTIGAEKPHLDEWIARGH is encoded by the coding sequence GTGAACACCCTCAAGATTGATCACGTTGTCACATCCGGCACTTTCTCGCTCGACGGCGGTACCTGGGACGTTGACAACAACGTCTGGATCGTCGGCGACGACTCAGAATGCATAGTGATCGACCCCGCGCACAATCCTGACGCTGTCCTGCAGGCTGTCAACGGCCGCACGGTCAAAGCCATCCTGCTGACCCATGGCCACGACGACCATATTCGCTCAGCCGGTGAATTCAGGGAACTTGCCAAGGCCCCCATCCTCCTGCACCAGGACGACTGGATGCTGTGGCGTGCGGTGTTCCCCGAGGTTGACCCCGACGCAGCGATCGCTGACGGAGAGGAGTTCACCGTTGCCGGCGCCACTTTGAAGGCCGTTCACACCCCGGGGCACTCACCGGGGTCCGTGTCCTTCCACCTTGCGGGCGAAGGAACGCTTTTCAGCGGGGACACCCTCTTCCAGGGCGGGCCGGGCGCCACGGGACGCTCCTACAGCGACTTCCCCACCATCATCGAATCCATCCGGACCAAGCTTCTTAGCCTTCCGGATGAAACGGTGGTCCGTACAGGGCACGGGGACGCCACCACCATCGGAGCGGAAAAGCCGCACCTGGACGAATGGATCGCCCGCGGGCACTGA
- a CDS encoding lipoate--protein ligase family protein, which produces MSAEARSQLTAYRQLESMGAAEDLDFALELLKRARSGQLGPSLRLYRPLPTVAFGQRDANLPGFPAAEEACRELGFEPLIRKAGGRAAAYHQGTLVIDHIEPHPDAIVRAKARFSEFGELLAGALRSVGVHAAVGEIPGEYCPGEFSVHGEDPDFPAHSIKLIGTAQRVVSGGWLFSSVIVVENSQPIRDVLTASYAALGLEWDPATAGAANDLLPHLDVKTVEDAVIEAYRGYADVVDGDFRSLVG; this is translated from the coding sequence ATGTCGGCCGAGGCGCGGAGCCAGCTCACGGCGTACCGCCAATTGGAATCGATGGGTGCGGCGGAGGACCTCGATTTCGCCCTGGAACTGTTGAAGCGTGCCCGCAGCGGGCAGTTGGGTCCTTCTCTTCGCCTGTACCGTCCGCTGCCCACGGTAGCGTTCGGGCAGCGGGACGCGAACCTTCCTGGTTTCCCTGCTGCGGAGGAAGCCTGTCGGGAGCTTGGTTTCGAACCCCTGATACGGAAAGCCGGAGGACGGGCGGCCGCATATCACCAGGGCACCTTGGTGATTGACCACATTGAGCCGCATCCAGACGCAATCGTTCGGGCCAAGGCCCGCTTTTCCGAGTTCGGTGAGTTGCTGGCTGGTGCGCTCCGAAGCGTCGGTGTCCATGCCGCCGTCGGCGAAATCCCGGGAGAATACTGCCCCGGCGAGTTCAGCGTCCACGGCGAGGATCCGGACTTTCCAGCCCACAGCATCAAACTGATAGGCACCGCCCAACGCGTAGTTTCCGGTGGTTGGTTGTTCAGTTCAGTGATAGTGGTGGAGAACTCCCAACCCATTCGCGATGTCCTGACGGCGAGCTACGCTGCCCTGGGCCTCGAGTGGGATCCCGCAACCGCCGGTGCGGCCAACGACCTGCTGCCGCACTTGGACGTGAAGACTGTCGAGGACGCAGTCATTGAGGCCTACCGCGGTTATGCGGACGTCGTCGACGGCGACTTCCGCAGCCTTGTGGGCTAG
- a CDS encoding thioesterase family protein has protein sequence MTTALPELADGDSYYESLGGGRYRSTIHAQGAWNPHEQHMAPASGILADALVRHEPRDDVRLARISYEILGLIPGGEFHITTSTVRPGRTIELIQAELSAGGRVAIRAAAWRMVTSDTSAVAAVEDESMPAPDECKPWDGASVWPGGYIRSLEMRLAEGHRPGSGKVWIRTSHPLTDQQDSTDLARLMGLVDTANGIAARVPPGENSYIFPNVDLQIHMYRAPSGEWLGLDNKVSFGSDGIGLTSTVLHDVNGPFGRAEQILTLRKS, from the coding sequence TTGACTACTGCATTACCGGAACTGGCGGATGGCGATTCCTATTACGAATCGTTGGGCGGGGGACGCTACCGTTCCACGATCCATGCCCAGGGCGCCTGGAATCCCCATGAACAACACATGGCTCCAGCCTCCGGCATCCTCGCCGATGCCCTTGTCAGGCATGAGCCCAGGGACGATGTCCGCCTGGCGCGGATCAGTTACGAAATCCTCGGGCTGATACCAGGCGGCGAGTTCCACATCACCACCTCAACGGTGAGGCCGGGACGGACGATTGAGCTCATCCAAGCCGAACTCTCGGCGGGAGGCAGGGTGGCCATCCGCGCCGCGGCTTGGCGTATGGTCACCAGCGACACCAGTGCGGTTGCAGCGGTGGAAGACGAGTCCATGCCCGCCCCGGACGAATGCAAGCCATGGGACGGAGCCAGCGTGTGGCCCGGTGGCTACATCCGGTCGCTGGAGATGCGCTTGGCTGAAGGTCACCGTCCGGGATCCGGCAAGGTGTGGATCCGCACCTCCCACCCCTTGACGGACCAGCAGGACAGCACGGATCTTGCTCGGCTGATGGGCCTGGTGGACACCGCCAACGGGATCGCCGCCCGGGTTCCTCCGGGGGAGAACAGCTACATCTTCCCCAACGTTGACTTGCAGATCCACATGTACCGGGCGCCGTCCGGTGAATGGCTGGGACTGGACAACAAAGTCTCCTTCGGAAGCGACGGCATCGGCCTGACGTCCACCGTGCTCCACGACGTCAACGGACCGTTTGGCAGGGCCGAGCAAATCCTGACGTTGAGGAAGAGCTGA
- a CDS encoding DedA family protein: MDQIMSLPFGVALAALFAIVMIRVNVTYWIGRGAVAGFAHTRFGKSLERPKVARAQALIKRWGPYAVVLSFLTIGLQTAINLAAGAARMPLRRYLPAAIAGSVMWAFLYATIGLAALEAWLAVAAASPVGAGVGVVALAAVIAWVVVARRRRSTAKSADTVV, from the coding sequence GTGGATCAGATCATGAGCTTGCCCTTCGGTGTCGCCCTCGCGGCGCTCTTCGCGATTGTCATGATCCGCGTCAATGTTACGTACTGGATTGGCCGGGGCGCCGTGGCCGGGTTCGCCCACACGCGTTTTGGGAAGTCCTTGGAGCGTCCCAAAGTAGCCCGTGCCCAAGCCCTGATCAAGCGTTGGGGTCCGTACGCCGTCGTACTTTCCTTCCTGACCATCGGCCTCCAGACGGCCATTAATCTTGCGGCCGGTGCGGCTCGAATGCCGCTGCGACGCTACCTGCCGGCCGCCATCGCCGGGTCTGTCATGTGGGCGTTTCTTTACGCGACCATCGGACTTGCCGCCCTGGAGGCATGGCTGGCGGTCGCAGCGGCGTCGCCCGTTGGGGCTGGGGTGGGAGTTGTGGCGCTGGCTGCCGTCATTGCCTGGGTGGTGGTGGCTCGCAGGCGTCGTTCCACCGCCAAATCAGCGGATACAGTGGTCTGA